Proteins encoded by one window of Enterococcus saccharolyticus subsp. saccharolyticus:
- a CDS encoding DUF2316 family protein, which translates to MSLNQRQLAQTRLEMAKNFEELNQSSEEIKRDLGFSSLDLKNALEVVPHYNPTNVWKLRDYLEEKIYEQGKTFYPFSVLQTNYYYTYEKNWSSH; encoded by the coding sequence ATGAGTTTAAATCAACGACAATTAGCGCAAACTAGATTAGAAATGGCGAAGAACTTTGAAGAATTGAATCAATCATCAGAAGAAATCAAAAGAGATTTAGGTTTTAGTTCATTAGATTTAAAAAATGCATTAGAAGTGGTACCCCACTATAATCCGACAAATGTTTGGAAATTACGTGATTACCTAGAAGAAAAAATCTATGAACAAGGAAAAACGTTCTATCCGTTTTCAGTTCTGCAAACAAATTATTATTACACTTATGAAAAAAATTGGTCATCTCACTAA
- a CDS encoding MarR family winged helix-turn-helix transcriptional regulator — MNEHDIGMLIKQLYDAKEKRANEKLKQFGLTFSQFRLLIYIHEQGEVSLKEMEHYFSLTQQTVAGIIKRLEEKGFVVTCADSSDKRAKNVQMTEKGDDSYQKAIACYQQAQDLLIQDFSTAEKNEFQRLLTMALQNIKKGEER, encoded by the coding sequence TTGAATGAACATGATATTGGTATGTTGATTAAACAACTGTATGATGCCAAGGAAAAACGAGCAAATGAGAAATTAAAACAATTTGGTTTAACTTTTTCGCAGTTTCGATTGCTCATTTATATTCATGAACAAGGCGAAGTATCGTTAAAAGAAATGGAACATTATTTTTCATTAACGCAACAGACGGTCGCTGGAATTATTAAACGTTTGGAAGAAAAGGGGTTTGTAGTAACATGTGCAGATAGTTCAGACAAACGCGCTAAAAATGTGCAAATGACTGAAAAAGGAGACGACAGCTATCAAAAGGCAATTGCATGCTATCAACAAGCACAAGACCTGTTGATACAAGACTTTTCTACTGCCGAAAAAAACGAGTTTCAACGCTTATTGACAATGGCGTTGCAAAATATCAAGAAAGGTGAGGAACGATGA
- a CDS encoding SAM hydrolase/SAM-dependent halogenase family protein, with the protein MGKYLVLQTDFGLSDGAVSAMHGVAHMVSSEVVVQDLTHDIPPYDIWVASYRLYQTVKYWPKGTVFVSVVDPGVGSDRRSIACETNSGHIIITPDNGSLTHVQHYEGLKEVRIINEVESRLPHSEESHTFHGRDIYAYNGARLASGEISFSALGEVLPSEEITTLPLVEATNNQHILTGSIDVLDVRFGSLWTNIPLAFLQEEGIVHGDSLQVTIFHNGKKIYQNILQFARSFADVQVGEPLVYVNSLVNIGVAVNQDSFSDLYHIGTGTQWQIQLRKAPKIIFEEV; encoded by the coding sequence ATGGGAAAATATTTAGTTTTGCAGACGGATTTTGGTTTAAGTGATGGTGCGGTGAGTGCGATGCATGGTGTTGCACATATGGTTAGTTCAGAGGTAGTGGTGCAAGATTTGACGCATGATATTCCACCATACGATATTTGGGTAGCGTCTTATCGTTTGTATCAAACGGTGAAATACTGGCCGAAAGGGACGGTCTTTGTGTCCGTGGTCGATCCGGGAGTGGGGAGTGATCGTCGAAGTATTGCTTGTGAAACAAACTCGGGACATATTATTATTACACCAGACAATGGTTCTTTGACACATGTTCAGCATTATGAAGGGTTGAAAGAAGTACGTATAATTAATGAGGTAGAAAGTCGTTTACCTCATTCAGAAGAAAGCCATACATTTCACGGCCGAGATATTTATGCGTATAATGGCGCACGCTTAGCGAGTGGTGAAATTTCATTTTCTGCCTTAGGTGAGGTTCTGCCAAGCGAAGAAATTACCACACTTCCATTAGTGGAGGCTACGAATAACCAACACATTTTAACTGGAAGCATTGATGTGCTTGACGTTCGTTTTGGTTCACTTTGGACCAATATTCCCTTAGCTTTTTTACAAGAGGAAGGCATTGTGCATGGTGATTCATTACAAGTAACAATTTTCCATAATGGCAAAAAGATTTACCAAAATATTCTTCAATTTGCCCGTTCATTTGCGGATGTTCAAGTAGGAGAACCTTTAGTTTATGTTAATTCGTTAGTGAATATTGGCGTTGCGGTCAATCAGGATTCTTTTTCGGACTTATATCATATTGGTACAGGCACGCAATGGCAAATTCAACTACGAAAAGCACCAAAAATAATTTTTGAGGAAGTGTAA
- a CDS encoding NusG domain II-containing protein, whose amino-acid sequence MNIKEFIKNSRLKPWDGVIVLVLIMSSFLPIIIFSMQQTAETAVVEKQAILRVDGEEIKTFNLIEGQATYTYLYEDDDGDFNLIEIQGDRIRIKEADCGDQICVRRGWASKNGETIVCLPHKLVIEIQTADGSDMDDLIY is encoded by the coding sequence GTGAATATCAAAGAATTTATCAAAAATAGTCGCTTAAAACCATGGGATGGTGTCATCGTTTTGGTCTTGATTATGAGTTCTTTTTTACCCATTATTATTTTTTCCATGCAACAAACCGCCGAAACTGCTGTTGTTGAAAAACAAGCAATCTTGCGTGTTGACGGGGAAGAAATCAAAACTTTCAATTTAATTGAAGGACAAGCAACCTATACTTACTTATACGAAGATGACGATGGCGATTTTAATTTAATTGAAATTCAAGGAGATCGCATTCGTATCAAAGAAGCCGATTGTGGCGATCAAATTTGTGTCCGCCGCGGTTGGGCATCAAAAAATGGCGAGACCATCGTGTGCCTTCCACATAAACTTGTCATTGAAATCCAAACCGCAGATGGGAGTGACATGGACGATTTAATTTATTAA
- a CDS encoding Gx transporter family protein: protein MSRLRKIIFIALLVAQGVIIGLIENMIPYPFAFAPGAKLGLANLITIIALFTMPKRESFMLIWMRLILTTLLGGTISTFLYSMSGALLSYGGMLLVKQLGPKRVSIIGISATGGFMHNVGQLVTASWIAQSWTVMLYLPILSFLGILSGIAIGISANYLLQRVDTLRRFQTEYEEQTHVSWKT, encoded by the coding sequence ATGAGCCGATTACGAAAAATTATTTTTATTGCGTTACTAGTTGCCCAAGGTGTCATCATTGGTCTGATTGAAAATATGATTCCTTATCCCTTTGCCTTTGCTCCGGGTGCTAAATTAGGGTTAGCTAATTTAATCACGATTATCGCTTTATTCACCATGCCTAAAAGAGAAAGCTTTATGCTGATTTGGATGCGATTAATTCTAACCACATTATTAGGTGGAACGATTTCGACTTTCTTATATAGCATGAGTGGTGCGTTATTAAGCTACGGTGGCATGCTACTAGTGAAACAACTTGGTCCAAAACGTGTCAGCATTATCGGTATCAGTGCAACGGGTGGTTTTATGCATAATGTCGGACAATTGGTCACCGCTTCATGGATTGCTCAATCTTGGACGGTAATGCTCTATTTACCGATACTCTCTTTTCTAGGTATCTTATCAGGAATTGCGATCGGTATCTCAGCCAATTATCTATTGCAACGGGTCGATACCTTGCGGCGCTTTCAAACGGAATATGAAGAACAAACACACGTCTCATGGAAAACGTAA
- a CDS encoding ECF-type riboflavin transporter substrate-binding protein: MKKDFSVKTIVAIGIGSAVFVILGRFASIPTGVPNTNIETTYPFLALMAALFGPLPAALIGFIGHTLKDLTYGSPWWSWIICSGIVGWILGFAARKIDLTSGEFSTKEMIRFNVVQIVGNAIVWGFIAPTLDVLIYSEPANKVYFQGLISATANSIAIGVIGTLLIKAYASTQTKKGSLKKD; the protein is encoded by the coding sequence ATGAAAAAAGATTTTTCAGTGAAGACCATCGTTGCCATTGGGATTGGCTCGGCAGTATTTGTTATTTTGGGTCGTTTTGCTTCGATTCCTACAGGTGTACCGAATACAAATATTGAAACCACATATCCATTTTTAGCTTTAATGGCAGCTTTATTTGGTCCATTACCGGCTGCATTGATTGGTTTTATTGGTCATACATTAAAAGATTTAACATACGGCAGTCCGTGGTGGTCATGGATTATTTGTTCAGGGATTGTCGGTTGGATCTTAGGATTTGCCGCACGCAAGATTGATTTAACTAGTGGAGAATTTTCTACAAAAGAAATGATTCGTTTTAATGTGGTTCAAATTGTTGGTAATGCTATTGTTTGGGGCTTTATTGCTCCAACATTAGATGTATTAATTTACAGCGAACCAGCAAACAAGGTTTATTTCCAAGGCTTAATTTCAGCTACAGCTAATTCGATTGCCATTGGTGTGATTGGTACTTTACTGATCAAAGCTTATGCTTCGACACAAACGAAAAAAGGCAGTCTAAAAAAAGATTAA
- a CDS encoding aldo/keto reductase: MQYTGFGLGCGSISVANEQAAKESKAIIQAALAQEITFLNTADFYGSGESELGIVEALTGYNREKVYISDKFGMLMSPKGNMYGLDVHPSRVKNYLAHSLKRLKTDYIDCISQQELSQVDAETLRCAKDVHPIASVEMEYSLFNRSMEQTILPTARELGIDVVAFSILAYGLLSGAWTKERVATGEMARNASYIEIFQKGHIEKNILLVEQLRVIAAEKNVSLAQLIYAWSLTKGKDIIPIIGVSKLSQFNASILAREIVLTHEEVERIEQTVPVAAISGRSFPN; the protein is encoded by the coding sequence ATGCAATATACAGGTTTTGGTTTAGGTTGTGGGAGTATTTCCGTTGCAAATGAACAAGCAGCGAAGGAAAGTAAGGCGATTATTCAAGCCGCATTAGCACAAGAAATTACTTTTTTAAATACGGCAGATTTTTATGGTAGTGGCGAAAGTGAGTTGGGCATTGTGGAAGCGTTGACAGGTTACAATCGTGAAAAAGTTTATATTTCTGATAAGTTCGGGATGTTAATGTCACCTAAAGGAAATATGTATGGGTTAGATGTTCATCCAAGTCGAGTCAAAAATTATTTGGCGCATTCACTAAAACGCTTAAAGACAGATTATATTGATTGTATCAGCCAGCAAGAATTGAGCCAAGTGGATGCAGAGACGTTACGTTGTGCGAAAGATGTTCATCCTATTGCATCGGTTGAAATGGAATATTCTTTATTTAATCGTTCGATGGAGCAAACGATTTTACCAACTGCAAGAGAATTAGGGATTGATGTGGTTGCTTTTAGTATTTTAGCCTATGGATTGTTGAGTGGTGCATGGACCAAAGAACGTGTAGCAACCGGCGAAATGGCACGCAATGCGTCATATATCGAAATTTTTCAAAAAGGGCATATTGAAAAAAATATTCTGCTCGTTGAACAATTGCGCGTCATTGCTGCGGAAAAAAATGTATCGTTAGCGCAACTAATCTACGCCTGGTCATTGACCAAAGGAAAGGATATCATTCCCATTATCGGTGTCAGCAAACTATCTCAATTTAATGCATCCATCTTAGCTCGTGAGATTGTCCTAACACATGAAGAAGTGGAGCGTATCGAACAAACAGTGCCTGTAGCAGCCATTTCAGGACGTAGTTTTCCAAATTAA
- the pplA gene encoding extracellular electron transfer flavoprotein PplA: MKTKKFMVGFTVFAFSALVLGACSPDNNGESGASSSAAASSEVVESSTATSSSAATETTEAASGIVLQDGTYNLEEKNYNNGYRVVFSIEVKDGKIVASNYDNVNEAGKSKVEDADYNKNMKDKAGISPEEYIPKLNEELVAAQSADGVDVVTGATHSSHSFQNYAQQLIQAAQAGEKATIEIDNGAELKDGTYTLEEKNYSNDYRVVFSIDVKDGKIVESKYDNVNEVGESKVANKEYNEMMKSKAGVSPEEFIPKFNEALVAQMANEDGTPGDIEVVSGATHSHHTFVLYAEQLINAAEKGDTATIEIDNFVEK; encoded by the coding sequence ATGAAAACAAAAAAATTTATGGTAGGGTTTACAGTATTCGCTTTTTCAGCGTTGGTGTTAGGAGCATGTTCACCAGATAACAATGGTGAAAGTGGTGCCAGCAGTTCAGCAGCCGCTTCTTCTGAAGTAGTTGAGTCTTCAACAGCAACATCTTCTTCTGCAGCAACTGAAACAACAGAAGCAGCATCAGGAATTGTCTTGCAAGATGGAACATACAACTTAGAAGAAAAGAATTATAACAACGGCTACCGCGTGGTCTTCTCAATTGAGGTAAAAGACGGCAAAATTGTGGCATCTAACTATGATAACGTCAATGAAGCAGGCAAATCAAAAGTTGAAGATGCAGACTACAACAAAAACATGAAAGATAAAGCTGGCATCTCACCAGAAGAATACATTCCTAAATTAAATGAAGAATTAGTGGCAGCTCAAAGCGCTGATGGCGTAGATGTAGTAACAGGAGCAACACATAGCTCTCATTCATTCCAAAACTATGCACAACAATTAATTCAAGCAGCTCAAGCTGGCGAAAAAGCAACAATTGAAATTGACAATGGTGCAGAATTAAAAGATGGTACCTATACTTTGGAAGAAAAAAATTACAGCAATGATTATCGTGTTGTTTTCTCAATTGATGTCAAAGATGGCAAAATTGTAGAATCTAAATACGACAACGTCAATGAAGTAGGCGAATCAAAAGTTGCAAACAAAGAATACAATGAAATGATGAAATCAAAAGCCGGTGTATCACCAGAAGAATTTATTCCGAAATTCAACGAAGCATTAGTTGCTCAAATGGCGAACGAAGATGGCACACCTGGAGACATCGAAGTAGTATCTGGTGCGACACATAGTCACCACACATTTGTTCTTTATGCGGAGCAATTAATCAACGCTGCTGAAAAAGGCGACACAGCAACAATTGAAATTGATAACTTTGTAGAAAAATAA
- a CDS encoding NAD(P)/FAD-dependent oxidoreductase — protein sequence MAKKNIVVVGAGYSGVSATKFLAKKLKKDSDVTITLIDRHSYHTMMTELHEVAGGRVEPEAIQYDLQHLFARKKNVQLVTDTVTAIDKENKVVTTKLGSYPFDYLVLGMGGEPNDFGTPGVKENGFTLWSFEDAVRIREHILTTVAKAALEPDAAVRKAMLTFVVCGSGFTGIEMVGELIDWKERLAKDHKLDPSEITLKVVEAMPTILNMLGRNDAAKAERYLKAKNVELVLNAPIVEVAPDHIKLKDGSTIPTHTLIWTAGVKATSDAADFGLEKARGNRLVANEYMEAKGYEDKNIYVIGDLVFYEEFPNTPTPQIVQAAEQTGHTAASNIVAAIKGGEKHKFKGNYQGFMVSVGSKWGVANLFNKIHLSGFLAIIMKHIVNLKYFFDIRSGYYMFQYIMHEFFHIKDDRNVARGHTSRYGNVLWSVPLRIFYGLVWLLEAFKKIVGEGEWLKPSTWFGEGSWFQGDSVFPWTWDYQAATDAASSASADVASAASGAADAGAGAETVAHFGLSYGYGEQPMAVIEKAPDWFVSIMKVIMPNMEVAMFFQKMMVFVEIGIALAIIAGLFTWLFSATTIVLVATFCLSGMFFWVNIWFIPVAFALMNGSGRAVGLDRWVIPWLQRTLGNWWYGKPKSMYGQK from the coding sequence ATGGCAAAGAAAAATATTGTCGTTGTCGGTGCAGGTTACTCTGGAGTATCTGCCACTAAATTTTTAGCGAAAAAACTAAAAAAAGACAGCGATGTCACTATCACGTTGATCGACCGTCACTCTTACCATACAATGATGACCGAACTCCACGAGGTTGCTGGAGGACGTGTAGAACCAGAAGCAATTCAATATGATTTACAGCATTTATTCGCTCGCAAGAAAAACGTTCAATTGGTAACGGATACGGTAACAGCAATTGACAAGGAAAACAAAGTGGTCACAACTAAATTAGGATCTTATCCATTCGATTACCTAGTATTAGGTATGGGTGGCGAACCAAATGACTTTGGCACACCTGGCGTGAAAGAAAATGGCTTTACATTATGGTCATTTGAAGATGCGGTGCGCATCCGTGAACACATCTTAACGACTGTTGCCAAAGCTGCCCTAGAACCGGATGCAGCGGTACGCAAAGCAATGTTAACTTTTGTTGTCTGTGGTTCTGGTTTTACTGGGATTGAAATGGTCGGTGAATTAATCGACTGGAAAGAACGTTTAGCCAAAGATCATAAATTAGATCCAAGCGAAATCACTTTAAAAGTTGTCGAAGCAATGCCAACTATTTTAAATATGTTGGGTCGTAACGATGCTGCCAAAGCAGAACGTTACTTGAAAGCCAAAAATGTGGAACTAGTGCTAAATGCCCCAATCGTAGAAGTAGCACCTGACCATATCAAATTAAAAGATGGGTCAACGATTCCAACACATACCTTAATTTGGACTGCTGGAGTGAAAGCGACTTCGGATGCGGCTGATTTCGGATTAGAAAAAGCCCGTGGTAATCGTTTGGTTGCTAATGAATACATGGAAGCAAAAGGTTACGAAGATAAAAACATTTACGTGATCGGTGACTTAGTATTCTATGAAGAGTTCCCAAATACACCAACTCCACAAATCGTACAAGCCGCAGAACAAACAGGACACACGGCTGCAAGTAATATTGTGGCAGCGATTAAAGGGGGCGAAAAGCATAAATTCAAAGGGAATTATCAAGGGTTTATGGTTTCAGTTGGTTCTAAATGGGGTGTCGCGAATTTATTCAATAAAATTCATTTAAGTGGCTTCCTAGCGATTATCATGAAACATATCGTAAACTTGAAATACTTCTTTGATATTCGTTCTGGTTACTACATGTTCCAATATATCATGCACGAGTTCTTCCACATTAAAGACGATCGTAACGTCGCTCGTGGACATACTTCTCGTTACGGAAATGTCTTATGGAGTGTTCCTTTACGTATTTTCTACGGATTGGTTTGGTTACTAGAAGCCTTTAAGAAAATCGTTGGTGAAGGTGAATGGCTAAAACCAAGCACTTGGTTTGGTGAAGGTTCATGGTTCCAAGGCGACAGTGTTTTCCCTTGGACGTGGGATTATCAAGCAGCAACAGACGCAGCCAGCTCAGCAAGTGCGGATGTCGCTAGTGCTGCCAGTGGTGCCGCTGATGCAGGAGCGGGTGCTGAAACTGTCGCTCACTTTGGTTTAAGTTATGGATATGGCGAGCAACCAATGGCCGTTATTGAAAAAGCGCCTGATTGGTTTGTGAGTATCATGAAAGTCATTATGCCAAATATGGAAGTAGCGATGTTCTTCCAAAAAATGATGGTCTTTGTGGAAATTGGGATTGCCTTGGCAATCATCGCGGGTCTATTTACTTGGTTATTTAGTGCAACGACCATTGTTTTAGTAGCAACATTCTGTTTATCGGGGATGTTCTTCTGGGTAAATATCTGGTTCATTCCAGTTGCCTTTGCTTTAATGAACGGTTCTGGTCGCGCAGTCGGATTAGACCGCTGGGTAATTCCATGGTTACAACGTACATTAGGTAACTGGTGGTACGGGAAACCTAAATCAATGTATGGGCAAAAATAA
- a CDS encoding energy-coupling factor transporter transmembrane component T family protein has protein sequence MNQQTLGYHPGNTFLHRLNATAKLLFLLLVTIATMTTYDTRFLAFVGIASMLLFKLGNIQWHQISFVVKFILFFSVLNILAIYLFEPEYGVSLYGTRHVIWEGWGRFTLTQEECFYLGNVALKYFSTIPLALTFLLTTNPSSFASSLSKLGVSYKISYAVALALRYIPDIQEDFFSISQAQQARGLEMSKKGKISQRIKGMSQILLPLIFSSLDRIETISTAMELRRFGQKKKRTWYVAEPFKASDYLVIVLGLSLFGMTLLLFHLNGGRFYNPFQ, from the coding sequence ATGAATCAACAAACATTAGGGTATCATCCTGGGAATACTTTTTTACATCGTTTAAATGCCACAGCGAAATTACTTTTTTTGTTGCTGGTGACTATTGCGACAATGACAACGTATGATACCCGCTTTCTAGCATTTGTGGGTATTGCTTCGATGCTGTTATTTAAACTGGGCAATATTCAGTGGCATCAAATTTCGTTTGTGGTGAAATTTATTTTGTTTTTCTCTGTGCTAAATATTCTAGCAATTTATTTGTTTGAACCAGAATATGGTGTTTCTCTCTATGGTACTCGTCATGTTATTTGGGAAGGTTGGGGGCGATTTACCTTGACACAAGAGGAATGTTTTTACCTAGGGAATGTGGCGCTAAAATATTTCAGTACCATTCCTTTAGCTTTGACTTTTTTGTTAACCACCAACCCAAGTAGTTTTGCATCAAGTCTAAGTAAATTAGGAGTTAGCTATAAAATTAGTTATGCAGTCGCGTTGGCACTCCGTTATATTCCAGATATTCAAGAAGACTTTTTTAGTATCTCTCAAGCACAACAAGCACGTGGACTGGAAATGTCGAAAAAAGGCAAAATTTCACAGCGTATTAAGGGAATGTCACAGATTCTTTTACCATTAATTTTTTCTAGTTTGGATCGAATTGAAACAATTAGTACAGCGATGGAATTGCGTCGCTTTGGACAAAAGAAAAAGCGGACATGGTATGTTGCGGAACCGTTTAAAGCAAGTGATTACCTAGTCATTGTCTTAGGATTAAGTTTATTTGGGATGACATTGCTGTTGTTTCATCTCAATGGCGGTCGATTTTATAATCCATTCCAATAA
- a CDS encoding ABC transporter ATP-binding protein, whose translation MTEPMIVFKDFSFQYNSQSEPTLKQINLTIQQGEKVLIVGPSGSGKSTFAHCLNGLIPNQYTGEITGEAWIAGKNLQETSLFDLSFTTGTVLQDTDGQFIGLTVAEDMAFVLENDGIEQAKMREKVAQWSELVDIANHLDKRPQDLSGGQKQRVSMAGVMINDAPLLLFDEPLANLDPAAGQDAIELIDTLHQQTQATVVIIEHRLEDALAKPVDRIIVFNDGQIVADQKPDALLKTAILAENGIREPLYVTALKYAQVDLQTVHHLADVKQLTGEQLAEKMTKWQSALFDLEIPTQKTALLELANITYRYRPQDEPVLKHVSTTLYQGERLSIVGKNGAGKSTLFKALCGFIRPDGTMHWQGKDVSQDTIKERADKIGYVMQNPNQMISQKMIFDEVALGLRLRGIEEAEVENRVFQVLKVCGLYPFRKWPIAALSYGQKKRVTIASILVLEPEMLVLDEPTAGQDFRNYTEMMAFIEELNHLGKTIVMITHDMHLMLEYSDRALVIKDGQILADTTPIQLLTNPELVQEASLKETSLFTFAKQLHLADPVAFTRKFIQYDREVRKR comes from the coding sequence ATGACAGAACCAATGATTGTATTTAAAGATTTTTCATTTCAATACAACAGTCAATCAGAACCAACGTTAAAGCAGATTAATCTGACGATTCAACAAGGCGAAAAAGTGTTGATTGTTGGCCCATCTGGGAGTGGAAAATCGACGTTTGCCCATTGTTTAAATGGGTTAATTCCAAATCAATATACAGGAGAGATAACTGGCGAGGCGTGGATTGCAGGCAAAAATTTGCAGGAAACCTCGTTATTTGATTTGTCTTTCACCACAGGAACCGTATTGCAAGATACAGACGGACAGTTTATCGGTTTGACTGTTGCGGAAGATATGGCCTTTGTTTTGGAAAATGATGGTATCGAACAAGCAAAAATGCGTGAAAAAGTTGCGCAATGGTCTGAATTAGTTGATATTGCCAATCATTTAGATAAACGTCCCCAAGACTTATCTGGTGGACAAAAACAACGGGTATCGATGGCAGGTGTCATGATTAATGATGCTCCGTTATTATTATTTGATGAGCCTTTAGCGAATTTAGATCCAGCAGCAGGGCAAGACGCGATTGAATTAATTGATACTTTGCATCAGCAAACGCAAGCGACCGTGGTGATTATTGAACATCGATTAGAAGATGCTCTTGCCAAACCTGTAGATCGGATTATTGTTTTTAATGACGGGCAAATTGTCGCCGATCAGAAACCAGATGCGTTGTTAAAAACGGCAATTTTAGCAGAAAATGGTATTCGTGAACCGCTCTATGTGACAGCGTTAAAATATGCACAAGTTGATTTACAAACAGTGCACCATTTAGCTGATGTCAAACAACTTACTGGTGAACAGTTAGCTGAGAAAATGACCAAATGGCAAAGTGCCTTATTTGATTTAGAAATACCTACTCAAAAAACCGCTTTGTTGGAATTAGCCAATATTACTTACCGTTATCGTCCCCAAGATGAACCTGTTTTAAAGCATGTATCTACTACGCTTTACCAAGGGGAACGCCTAAGTATTGTTGGTAAAAATGGTGCGGGAAAATCAACGTTATTCAAAGCATTATGCGGTTTTATTCGCCCAGATGGTACGATGCACTGGCAAGGAAAAGATGTCAGTCAAGATACAATCAAAGAACGTGCGGATAAAATTGGTTATGTCATGCAAAATCCAAATCAAATGATTTCGCAAAAAATGATTTTTGATGAGGTTGCCTTAGGTTTACGTTTGCGTGGGATTGAGGAAGCAGAAGTTGAAAACCGCGTCTTTCAAGTGTTAAAAGTTTGTGGATTGTATCCATTTCGTAAATGGCCGATTGCGGCATTAAGTTACGGACAGAAAAAACGGGTCACTATTGCTTCCATATTGGTTTTGGAACCAGAAATGTTAGTGCTAGATGAACCAACTGCAGGGCAAGATTTCCGTAATTATACTGAAATGATGGCGTTTATTGAAGAGTTGAATCACCTAGGTAAAACAATTGTCATGATTACTCATGATATGCACTTAATGTTAGAATATAGCGATCGTGCATTAGTGATTAAAGATGGGCAAATATTGGCGGATACGACACCTATTCAACTATTGACGAATCCAGAATTGGTGCAAGAAGCTTCGTTAAAAGAGACCAGTCTGTTCACGTTTGCGAAACAGCTTCATTTAGCGGACCCAGTCGCGTTTACCCGCAAATTTATTCAATATGATCGAGAGGTGCGCAAGCGATGA
- a CDS encoding polyprenyl synthetase family protein produces the protein MKIHPMWQAYPHLQPELTQTLTLMENAIQLKNKPVQQAILEMIQAGGKLLRPAYQLLFSQFGSEQDRQKAVALAAAIEMLHTATLIHDDIVDDANVRRNLPTVRATFDNATAVYAGDYLFVSCFKLMADYAGSMKSLQLNSRSMEKILSGELGQMDNHYNLDMTVTDYLENISGKTAELFALSCFIGALESGTTTHFAKKAGEIGQQIGMAFQIIDDILDYTQTADTIGKPVLEDVRQGIYSLPLLYALQKNRAVFIPLLEKKAAMTPADTQQVHRLVHKLGGVQQAQALATDYTQKALKGIQKLPTNTLQTKETLLAITESILTREN, from the coding sequence ATGAAAATTCATCCAATGTGGCAGGCGTATCCACACTTACAACCAGAGTTGACTCAAACGTTGACCCTGATGGAAAACGCCATCCAATTAAAAAACAAACCAGTTCAACAAGCCATTTTAGAAATGATTCAAGCGGGTGGAAAACTTTTACGCCCCGCGTATCAATTGCTTTTTTCACAATTTGGTTCAGAACAAGACCGACAAAAAGCTGTCGCACTCGCAGCTGCAATTGAAATGCTCCACACAGCAACGTTAATTCATGACGATATTGTCGACGATGCCAATGTTCGGCGGAATTTACCCACTGTACGTGCCACTTTCGATAATGCCACTGCTGTCTATGCTGGCGATTACCTTTTTGTCAGCTGTTTTAAATTAATGGCTGATTATGCTGGATCAATGAAAAGTCTGCAACTCAATTCACGCAGTATGGAAAAAATTCTTTCTGGTGAATTAGGGCAAATGGACAATCATTACAACTTAGACATGACCGTCACAGATTACTTAGAAAATATTTCTGGAAAGACTGCTGAATTATTCGCTTTAAGCTGTTTTATCGGCGCATTAGAAAGTGGAACAACCACGCATTTTGCCAAAAAAGCGGGTGAAATCGGGCAGCAAATTGGGATGGCTTTTCAAATTATTGACGATATTTTGGACTACACGCAAACTGCTGATACGATTGGCAAACCAGTCCTTGAAGATGTTCGCCAAGGAATTTATTCTTTGCCTTTGTTGTATGCCTTACAAAAAAATCGGGCAGTCTTCATCCCTTTATTGGAAAAAAAAGCAGCGATGACCCCAGCGGACACACAACAAGTCCATCGACTGGTTCATAAATTAGGTGGTGTCCAACAAGCACAAGCATTAGCTACTGATTACACCCAAAAGGCACTTAAAGGGATTCAAAAATTGCCAACCAATACATTACAAACCAAAGAAACCTTACTTGCAATCACTGAAAGTATTTTGACAAGAGAAAATTAA